The following proteins come from a genomic window of Nautilia profundicola AmH:
- a CDS encoding M48 family metallopeptidase, translating into MEKLFFNGIEIRYKIVKKPIKNLYMEIKEDFVEVRCNRFVPKFHIEKFILKHAEHIIHKLSQKEFFYLFGTKYDKNGQDVREIFRHKLPPIILHYVKIYSEKMNLYPSKISFRFNKTRWGSCSPKNGVSFNYYLAQLPEELIEYVVVHELAHIKHKNHSKEFWKEVEKYLPDVTKRRKDLRKFEKLL; encoded by the coding sequence ATGGAGAAACTTTTTTTCAACGGGATAGAAATAAGGTATAAAATCGTAAAAAAACCGATTAAAAACCTGTATATGGAAATAAAAGAGGATTTTGTGGAGGTTAGGTGTAATCGGTTTGTACCGAAATTTCACATTGAGAAATTTATTTTAAAGCACGCCGAACATATTATTCATAAACTTTCACAAAAAGAGTTTTTTTATCTCTTCGGTACAAAATATGATAAAAACGGACAGGACGTGAGAGAAATTTTCAGACACAAACTTCCCCCTATTATATTACATTACGTTAAAATATATTCGGAAAAAATGAATTTATATCCTTCTAAAATATCGTTTAGGTTTAATAAAACAAGATGGGGAAGCTGCAGTCCGAAAAATGGAGTGAGTTTTAATTATTATCTCGCACAGCTGCCTGAAGAATTGATAGAATACGTCGTAGTACATGAACTTGCGCACATTAAGCATAAAAACCATTCTAAAGAATTTTGGAAAGAAGTTGAAAAATATCTGCCGGACGTCACAAAACGGCGTAAAGATTTGAGAAAATTTGAAAAATTACTATAG
- a CDS encoding 3-methyladenine DNA glycosylase, whose protein sequence is MEFSNSYELLIELKNKNLLENKPKYWWPNFGTFEVVVGAVLTQNTRWENVEKALNQWKMENENWRVEDIASLDPVFLAEIIKPAGFYNQKSKRLIALSRNILRDFGDFESFKENVDREWLLAQKGIGFETADSILCYACGREIMVVDAYTRRLLKKHGYEFESYDEMREWCERGVEENWDKLDSIYENSLNLCFARFHGKIVEFMKK, encoded by the coding sequence ATGGAGTTTAGCAATTCGTACGAACTGTTAATTGAACTTAAAAACAAAAACCTCTTAGAAAACAAACCGAAATACTGGTGGCCTAATTTCGGTACTTTTGAGGTTGTAGTAGGAGCTGTGCTTACTCAAAATACCAGATGGGAGAATGTGGAAAAAGCCCTTAATCAATGGAAAATGGAAAATGAAAATTGGAGAGTGGAAGATATAGCGAGTTTAGATCCTGTGTTTTTGGCGGAAATAATAAAACCGGCCGGATTTTACAATCAAAAATCAAAGCGTCTTATCGCCTTAAGCCGTAATATCTTGAGGGATTTCGGGGATTTTGAGAGTTTTAAGGAAAATGTGGACAGGGAGTGGCTTTTAGCTCAGAAAGGGATAGGGTTTGAAACGGCGGATTCGATTTTGTGTTATGCATGCGGCAGGGAAATAATGGTTGTGGACGCGTACACAAGAAGGCTTCTTAAAAAACACGGGTATGAGTTTGAGAGTTATGATGAAATGAGAGAGTGGTGCGAAAGAGGAGTGGAAGAAAACTGGGATAAACTTGATAGTATCTATGAAAACAGTTTAAATCTCTGTTTTGCAAGATTTCACGGCAAAATTGTGGAATTTATGAAGAAATAG
- a CDS encoding WD40 repeat domain-containing protein, with protein MQPKKILNVKRAVSKIRYIGDGHICVVDETNTVRIYDINNYKLLDGFKIKLPKNNPKENSVDISNNGKYLAIGIRGKHKTTVWSLKEKKLIYTLGWHKGDVLSVSFDSEEKYLMTGGEDGRTYIWSMATGKMVTSLPPHADYVTSVAFSKNCLWGAMGSYDKFVTITNISSMDISYRKKVHKGAVSIVRFMNNQRLISGDKTGELVVWNYAKGKILKRLPSMVDMILDVAFNSDESFMFAISDTNKKVYLYSMENYELISDEFIKILELPNVIEYVPEYDCLIIGTLDGSIYFYNLYEDEKKLAELIENNEFEKAYELVSQNPFLKMTKTYDALEEKWNKLLLLAQKKFEKGEVELAKQILAQFLKIPSKRSLVQSLFNDFSEFEKFKKAVLNLKYPLAYSLATKYPYLKNTVYYKKMEDDWKKVFNKAKEMIFQKDKEDEVREVLKPFRGVTEKTPFIQTLFNEKQLYYLLSQKLQKKEFSDFFSLVNRFPFLSDSDEYEKAIKYGENLINRARELLKQGEYKKVINIAEILEQFPMFKEEVEDLKEKANILLEFHRVLATHDLNLIEKFVKEHPFLEDVEDYQELEREWRDKLQKSEIFAAKGDVKEILNELKNYMKIEDKRIKIGQVVKSAYLQQIISLLAKALKGQNVAEYFEKAVRNYIKLFGFDMEISDLIEKAKKLNIEIDLSDIEEGDLSKWHLYKHPERIWEDL; from the coding sequence TTGCAGCCAAAGAAAATATTGAATGTAAAAAGGGCGGTTAGTAAAATAAGATATATTGGGGATGGACATATATGTGTAGTTGATGAAACAAATACCGTTAGAATTTACGATATAAATAATTATAAGTTATTAGACGGTTTTAAAATCAAACTTCCTAAAAATAATCCGAAAGAAAACAGTGTTGATATTTCTAATAACGGTAAATATTTGGCTATTGGAATAAGAGGGAAGCATAAAACTACGGTGTGGTCTTTAAAAGAAAAAAAACTTATTTATACTTTAGGATGGCATAAAGGGGATGTGTTAAGTGTAAGTTTTGACAGTGAAGAGAAATATTTAATGACGGGAGGAGAAGACGGGAGAACATACATATGGTCAATGGCTACCGGTAAAATGGTTACATCTCTTCCCCCTCATGCTGATTATGTAACTTCTGTGGCTTTTTCGAAAAACTGTTTGTGGGGTGCTATGGGAAGTTATGATAAATTCGTCACAATTACCAACATATCATCAATGGATATAAGTTATAGAAAAAAAGTTCATAAAGGAGCTGTTAGCATTGTCAGGTTTATGAATAATCAAAGACTTATAAGCGGCGATAAAACAGGAGAGCTTGTTGTATGGAATTACGCAAAAGGTAAAATTTTAAAGAGACTTCCTTCAATGGTTGACATGATTTTAGATGTCGCTTTTAACAGTGACGAAAGTTTTATGTTTGCTATTTCCGATACCAATAAAAAAGTATATCTTTATTCTATGGAAAATTATGAATTAATAAGTGATGAGTTTATTAAGATACTTGAACTGCCTAATGTAATCGAATATGTACCTGAATATGACTGTTTAATTATAGGAACGTTGGATGGGAGTATATATTTTTATAATTTATATGAAGATGAAAAGAAACTTGCTGAGCTCATTGAAAATAATGAGTTTGAAAAAGCTTATGAGCTCGTAAGTCAAAATCCATTTTTAAAAATGACAAAAACATATGATGCGTTGGAAGAAAAATGGAATAAACTTTTACTTTTGGCTCAGAAAAAATTTGAAAAAGGTGAAGTCGAGCTTGCTAAACAGATTTTGGCACAATTTCTTAAAATACCGTCAAAAAGAAGTCTTGTACAGTCGCTGTTTAATGATTTCAGTGAGTTTGAAAAATTTAAAAAAGCTGTTTTGAACTTGAAATACCCTTTGGCTTATTCTTTGGCAACAAAATATCCTTATTTAAAAAATACGGTTTATTATAAAAAAATGGAAGATGACTGGAAAAAAGTTTTTAATAAAGCAAAAGAAATGATCTTCCAAAAAGATAAAGAGGATGAAGTAAGGGAGGTATTGAAACCTTTTAGGGGAGTTACGGAAAAAACTCCTTTTATTCAGACACTGTTTAATGAGAAGCAGTTATATTATCTTTTGTCTCAAAAACTTCAAAAAAAAGAATTTTCAGATTTTTTTTCTTTGGTAAACAGATTTCCGTTTTTAAGTGATTCGGATGAGTATGAAAAAGCTATAAAATACGGGGAAAACCTTATAAACAGGGCAAGAGAACTGTTAAAACAAGGAGAGTACAAAAAAGTTATTAATATAGCAGAAATATTGGAACAGTTCCCTATGTTTAAAGAAGAGGTGGAAGATTTAAAAGAAAAAGCCAATATTTTACTTGAGTTTCATAGAGTTTTGGCAACACATGACCTAAATTTAATTGAAAAATTCGTTAAAGAGCATCCGTTTTTAGAAGATGTTGAAGATTATCAGGAACTTGAAAGAGAATGGAGAGATAAACTTCAAAAATCAGAGATTTTTGCTGCAAAAGGGGATGTGAAAGAAATTTTGAACGAATTGAAAAACTATATGAAAATAGAAGATAAAAGAATAAAAATAGGGCAGGTTGTAAAGAGTGCGTATCTTCAGCAAATTATTTCTTTACTTGCTAAAGCGTTAAAAGGGCAGAATGTTGCTGAATACTTTGAAAAAGCTGTCAGAAATTACATTAAACTGTTTGGATTTGATATGGAAATAAGTGATTTAATAGAAAAAGCAAAAAAATTGAACATTGAGATTGATTTAAGTGACATAGAAGAGGGGGATCTTTCTAAATGGCATCTTTATAAACACCCTGAGAGGATTTGGGAGGATTTATAG
- the hisS gene encoding histidine--tRNA ligase → MIKALRGMKDIEDPRFLKIFDTAREIAENYGYSYIETPVLEETALFKRSVGESSDIVNKEMYQFTDKGGNDVCLRPEGTAGVVRSFIEHKYDKAQTPKRFWYFGPMFRYERPQKGRLREFHQFGIESFGEPSIYEDINIIAMAADIFDALGIEYTLKINSLGCGECMPKYREKLVEFLNLHKEDLCEDCQRRITQNPIRTLDCKVDSCQAILKDAPKITDNLCENCQKDFETLKKGLENLGIKYEVDKNLVRGLDYYSKTTFEFVSTEIGAQSAIAGGGRYDRLVEYLGGKPTPGVGFAIGIERIMELVKTEKTRKGIYIGVMLEDALEFAQKEAKNLRKNEKVYFEPKVKSLKAHLKAADKGNYKKAMIVGEEELKNKTFFEKEL, encoded by the coding sequence ATGATTAAAGCGTTAAGAGGTATGAAAGACATCGAAGATCCCCGCTTTTTAAAAATATTCGACACTGCACGAGAAATTGCGGAAAATTACGGATACTCATATATTGAAACCCCTGTTTTGGAAGAAACGGCTCTTTTTAAAAGAAGTGTTGGGGAAAGCAGCGACATTGTAAATAAAGAAATGTATCAGTTTACAGATAAAGGCGGAAACGACGTATGTCTTAGACCGGAAGGCACTGCCGGTGTTGTCAGAAGTTTTATAGAACACAAATACGATAAAGCCCAGACTCCAAAAAGATTCTGGTATTTCGGCCCTATGTTCAGATATGAAAGACCGCAAAAAGGAAGACTTAGAGAATTCCATCAGTTCGGAATTGAAAGTTTTGGGGAACCGAGCATTTATGAAGACATCAATATAATAGCTATGGCGGCGGATATTTTCGACGCACTCGGAATTGAATATACTTTAAAAATTAATTCACTCGGATGCGGCGAATGTATGCCTAAATACAGAGAAAAACTTGTTGAGTTTTTAAACTTACATAAAGAAGATCTATGCGAAGACTGTCAAAGAAGAATTACCCAAAACCCTATAAGAACGCTTGACTGTAAAGTTGATAGCTGCCAGGCAATACTCAAAGACGCACCGAAAATCACGGATAACCTTTGTGAAAACTGTCAAAAAGACTTTGAAACTCTTAAAAAAGGACTTGAAAACCTGGGAATTAAATATGAAGTAGACAAAAACCTGGTAAGAGGGCTTGATTATTATTCCAAAACGACTTTTGAATTCGTATCAACCGAAATAGGAGCGCAAAGCGCCATAGCCGGAGGTGGTAGATACGACAGACTCGTTGAATATTTAGGCGGAAAACCGACTCCCGGCGTAGGATTTGCGATAGGAATAGAAAGAATTATGGAGCTTGTAAAAACCGAAAAGACAAGAAAAGGAATTTATATAGGCGTAATGCTGGAAGATGCACTTGAATTTGCACAAAAAGAAGCCAAAAATTTAAGAAAAAACGAAAAAGTATATTTCGAACCGAAAGTAAAATCTCTAAAAGCTCACCTTAAAGCGGCTGATAAAGGCAACTATAAAAAGGCGATGATTGTCGGAGAAGAAGAGCTTAAAAACAAAACATTTTTCGAAAAAGAGTTATAA
- the polA gene encoding DNA polymerase I, protein MTLTIIDTFGFLFRNFYALPPLKSKKGFPTGMITGFLNFVASLGRDFETDYIVFTLDSKEKDTFRKEIFKDYKANRPEAPEDLKTQLPVAIELINEMGFKMLEIPGYESDDIIASLAKLAASQGIKVKIVSHDKDMYQLIDDDKIVIFDPIKKVEINEAKCIEKFGVHPKDFINFQALVGDSSDNIPGVKGVGVKTAAKLINQYKTLENLYDHIDEIKGALQKKLLADKENAFLSRELVTLKTDLFDNINLEEFKYPEINPILKVADKLIDLDITSILERVKKDGLYVKTKMPDNQVKFDAVLIENEKELFEIIDKIEDKIVAFDTETDSLENPNIVGFSFAYEKNKAYYVPINHFYLGVTDQIPEKTALKAIQKILDKKVIGHNLKFDFKMLKKYGLEIPTPHADTMILAWILDPDSPVGLDSVAKRYLDHQNIKFKEVIGKRKNFSEVDIQEAAKYAAEDALISLKLYEILKEKLWEEVKWDIENIEMPFINLLIDIESQGIKLDIEYMQKLQTETTEKLENLTQEIYRYAGSEFNIKSTKQLAHILFEVLKLPVKRKTKTGYSTDEKVLTSLKGTHPIIEKLLEYRKLDKLLSTYIIPLQEYAKKDPNHKIYTNFLQTGTATGRLSSKNPNLQNIPTSTDINIRDAFVAEKEFVSLDYSQIELRLLAHFSKDEHLINAFLEDKDIHLETAVKIFGENRAKEYRPVAKSINFGLIYGMGPKKLSETINVSTKEAKEFIEKYFASFPTVKTFLENTKIEAREKGYVETLLKRRRFFDFAAANARTLANFEREAVNTIFQGSAADIIKKAMIEIKQRFPKAKMLLQIHDELIFEIDSRDEAYEYKKIMQNVFKLEVPLKVGISFGKRWGELK, encoded by the coding sequence ATGACTTTAACTATTATCGACACTTTTGGATTTTTATTCAGAAATTTCTACGCGCTGCCGCCTCTCAAAAGCAAAAAAGGATTCCCAACGGGAATGATTACAGGGTTTTTAAATTTTGTAGCGTCACTCGGGAGGGATTTTGAAACGGATTATATTGTTTTTACTTTAGATTCAAAAGAAAAAGACACATTCAGAAAAGAGATTTTCAAAGACTATAAAGCAAACCGCCCAGAAGCTCCGGAAGATTTGAAAACTCAACTTCCGGTAGCAATTGAACTAATTAATGAAATGGGCTTTAAAATGCTTGAAATCCCGGGATATGAAAGTGACGACATAATAGCAAGCCTTGCTAAGTTAGCGGCAAGTCAGGGTATTAAAGTAAAAATAGTTAGTCATGACAAAGATATGTACCAACTCATAGACGACGATAAAATAGTTATATTCGACCCAATTAAAAAAGTGGAAATCAACGAAGCCAAATGTATAGAAAAATTCGGCGTTCACCCTAAAGATTTTATAAATTTTCAGGCGCTTGTAGGAGATTCAAGCGATAATATTCCGGGTGTAAAAGGCGTAGGCGTCAAAACAGCCGCAAAACTGATAAACCAATATAAAACTCTTGAAAATTTATACGACCATATCGACGAAATAAAAGGCGCCCTTCAAAAAAAACTCCTTGCAGACAAAGAAAACGCATTTTTAAGCCGTGAGCTTGTAACCCTTAAAACAGATCTGTTTGATAACATCAACCTTGAAGAGTTTAAATATCCGGAAATCAACCCAATACTCAAAGTAGCCGACAAATTGATAGACTTGGATATAACATCGATACTTGAGAGAGTAAAAAAAGACGGTCTTTACGTCAAAACCAAAATGCCGGATAATCAGGTAAAATTTGATGCTGTACTTATAGAAAACGAAAAAGAGCTTTTTGAAATAATTGATAAAATTGAAGATAAAATAGTAGCATTCGATACCGAAACCGACAGCCTTGAAAATCCGAATATTGTTGGTTTCAGTTTTGCTTATGAAAAAAACAAAGCCTATTATGTACCTATCAATCATTTTTATTTGGGGGTAACGGATCAAATTCCTGAAAAAACGGCTCTAAAAGCAATACAAAAAATTCTTGATAAAAAGGTAATAGGACATAACCTGAAATTTGACTTCAAAATGCTTAAAAAATATGGCCTTGAAATTCCAACCCCTCATGCAGACACGATGATACTGGCATGGATACTCGACCCGGACAGCCCGGTCGGACTTGACAGTGTAGCCAAAAGATACCTTGACCATCAAAATATAAAATTCAAAGAAGTGATAGGAAAAAGAAAAAACTTCTCGGAAGTCGACATCCAGGAAGCCGCAAAATACGCGGCTGAAGACGCACTTATTTCTCTTAAACTGTATGAAATACTAAAAGAAAAACTCTGGGAAGAAGTAAAGTGGGATATAGAAAATATCGAAATGCCTTTTATAAATCTTTTAATCGATATAGAATCTCAAGGAATAAAGCTTGACATAGAATATATGCAAAAACTTCAAACCGAAACCACTGAAAAACTTGAAAACCTCACGCAGGAAATATATAGATACGCCGGCAGCGAATTCAATATCAAATCTACAAAACAGCTGGCTCATATTCTTTTTGAAGTGTTAAAACTGCCTGTAAAAAGAAAAACAAAAACAGGCTACTCAACAGACGAAAAAGTCCTGACATCCCTAAAAGGAACACATCCGATTATTGAAAAACTGCTTGAATACCGCAAACTTGACAAACTTTTAAGCACATACATCATTCCTCTGCAGGAGTACGCCAAAAAAGACCCGAATCACAAAATATACACTAACTTCCTTCAAACCGGAACGGCTACAGGCAGACTTTCAAGCAAAAACCCGAATCTTCAAAATATCCCGACTTCAACGGATATAAACATACGTGACGCATTTGTAGCTGAAAAAGAGTTCGTAAGTTTGGATTATTCTCAGATTGAACTCAGACTCTTGGCACACTTCTCAAAAGACGAACATTTGATAAACGCCTTTTTGGAAGACAAAGACATTCACCTCGAAACGGCGGTAAAAATTTTCGGGGAAAACAGGGCAAAAGAATACCGCCCGGTGGCAAAATCTATAAACTTCGGACTTATATACGGTATGGGACCTAAGAAACTCAGCGAAACCATAAACGTTTCCACAAAAGAAGCCAAAGAATTTATAGAAAAATATTTCGCTTCTTTCCCTACCGTCAAAACGTTTTTGGAAAACACCAAAATAGAAGCAAGGGAAAAAGGATACGTGGAAACACTTCTTAAAAGAAGAAGGTTTTTTGACTTCGCGGCGGCAAACGCAAGAACACTCGCAAATTTTGAAAGAGAAGCCGTAAATACGATATTCCAGGGAAGTGCGGCCGATATTATCAAAAAAGCGATGATAGAAATCAAACAGCGATTCCCAAAAGCTAAAATGCTTTTACAAATACACGATGAACTTATTTTCGAAATAGATTCACGTGACGAGGCATACGAATATAAAAAAATTATGCAAAACGTCTTCAAACTCGAAGTGCCTTTGAAAGTGGGAATCAGTTTCGGAAAAAGATGGGGAGAGTTGAAATAA
- the rmuC gene encoding DNA recombination protein RmuC, translating to MENIYILLGVLGVLIIVAVVIVVILKKKNDALLEELSLKEQAINELNASLQYEKTQNAISEEQIRNLSEFKEKYHTMEKEYIQNKELLKEMQTKYEQTLSNLREKEELNEKLDNELSNIKKLYSDISVELQEFKTKLYENEKMLNKKNEELIELKEELDRYREQSSRLSVENQELKTKLEESEKAFEEKLELLKKSEEKLKESFENLANEILEKTNEKMTKTSKESLSQILNPLQNQMKEFKEKIEFLSKDEAEKISALQNELKNLKELSHKLSTDAENLTKALKGESKTQGNWGELVLERVLELSGLTEGREFEREVSLNDEDNKRYRPDVVVHLPNQRDVIIDAKTSLNAYQEYIKTEDKTYIKAHIQALKKHIDDLADKKYEDLKGVNSLDFIFMFVPIENALMLALENDSSLFEYAFKKRVVLVSPTTLLVSLRAIESSWRFERQAKNIDEVVKAAESLYDKVRGFTEDFEKIGKSLESAQKSFDNAKNKLTTGRGNVIRQVELLKEKAGIKPKKEISKDLIDIAVIEK from the coding sequence ATGGAGAATATTTATATATTACTGGGTGTTTTAGGTGTTTTGATTATTGTAGCTGTTGTAATTGTGGTAATTTTAAAGAAAAAAAACGATGCTTTATTAGAAGAGCTTTCCTTAAAAGAGCAGGCTATTAATGAATTAAACGCATCACTGCAGTATGAAAAAACGCAAAACGCAATTTCGGAAGAGCAAATTAGAAACCTTAGTGAATTTAAGGAAAAATATCATACTATGGAGAAAGAATATATCCAAAATAAAGAGCTTTTAAAAGAAATGCAAACCAAATATGAACAGACACTCTCAAACCTCAGGGAAAAAGAGGAACTAAACGAAAAATTGGATAATGAACTTTCAAATATCAAAAAATTATATTCTGATATAAGTGTGGAACTTCAGGAATTTAAAACCAAGCTTTATGAAAATGAAAAAATGTTAAATAAAAAAAACGAAGAATTGATTGAATTAAAAGAAGAATTGGATAGATACAGAGAACAAAGCAGCAGACTCTCCGTAGAAAATCAGGAACTTAAGACGAAACTTGAAGAGAGTGAAAAGGCTTTTGAAGAAAAACTTGAACTTCTTAAAAAAAGCGAAGAAAAACTGAAAGAGTCTTTTGAAAACTTAGCAAATGAAATACTTGAAAAAACAAACGAAAAAATGACAAAAACTTCAAAAGAGAGTCTTTCACAGATTTTGAACCCTTTGCAAAACCAGATGAAAGAGTTTAAAGAAAAAATAGAATTTTTAAGCAAAGACGAAGCTGAAAAAATAAGCGCACTTCAAAACGAACTTAAAAACTTAAAAGAACTCAGCCACAAACTATCAACTGATGCCGAAAATCTTACAAAAGCCCTTAAGGGTGAAAGCAAAACACAGGGAAACTGGGGCGAGCTTGTACTTGAAAGAGTGTTGGAGCTAAGCGGACTTACCGAAGGCAGGGAGTTTGAAAGGGAAGTGAGTCTTAATGATGAAGACAACAAACGCTACCGTCCGGACGTGGTCGTTCATCTTCCGAATCAAAGGGATGTGATAATTGACGCCAAAACTTCCCTAAACGCTTATCAGGAATATATTAAAACGGAAGATAAAACATATATTAAAGCACATATTCAGGCACTGAAAAAACATATAGACGATTTAGCGGATAAAAAATACGAAGACTTAAAAGGAGTAAATTCTCTTGATTTTATTTTTATGTTCGTACCGATTGAAAACGCTCTTATGCTGGCACTTGAGAATGATTCTTCCCTTTTTGAGTATGCGTTTAAAAAACGTGTGGTGCTCGTATCTCCGACGACTCTTCTTGTTTCTCTAAGAGCCATTGAAAGCAGCTGGAGATTTGAAAGACAGGCTAAAAACATCGATGAGGTCGTAAAAGCAGCCGAAAGTCTTTACGACAAGGTAAGGGGATTTACAGAAGATTTTGAAAAAATAGGCAAGTCGCTTGAATCAGCTCAAAAATCATTTGACAACGCCAAAAACAAACTTACAACCGGAAGAGGAAACGTTATTAGACAGGTGGAACTTCTTAAGGAAAAAGCAGGTATCAAACCTAAAAAAGAAATATCAAAAGATTTAATCGATATTGCTGTGATAGAAAAATAA
- a CDS encoding TIGR00282 family metallophosphoesterase, whose amino-acid sequence MNILFIGDIVGKPGRKMVKNLLPELKRKYNIDYVIANYENAAHGFGITEKVYNELKNAGVDIFTGGNHTFDKKKDAFKLLEENKILRPLNYFEAPGEWYYEDDNIIVISAMGIFAMPYGKNPFIELNSFVEGKDKFIFVDFHAEATAEKRAMYLMLKGRVGAVVGTHTHIGTDDLEIDEGTCYLTDIGLSGCMDNVIGMEAKAPIAHMLTGLKHNFDVKEKCKKIFQALLIIIDGKKAVEAKKLKAVDDGEVKITQEVKYGV is encoded by the coding sequence ATGAATATACTTTTCATAGGCGATATAGTCGGAAAACCCGGCAGAAAAATGGTTAAGAATTTATTGCCGGAGCTTAAAAGGAAATATAATATCGATTATGTAATAGCGAATTATGAGAATGCCGCACACGGATTCGGAATAACCGAAAAAGTATATAATGAGCTTAAAAACGCGGGAGTCGATATTTTCACAGGCGGAAATCATACTTTTGATAAGAAAAAAGACGCGTTTAAACTATTAGAAGAAAATAAAATACTAAGGCCTCTAAATTATTTCGAGGCTCCCGGTGAGTGGTATTATGAAGACGACAATATTATCGTAATAAGCGCAATGGGAATATTTGCCATGCCTTACGGAAAAAACCCCTTTATAGAACTCAACAGTTTCGTGGAGGGAAAAGACAAGTTTATTTTTGTGGATTTTCATGCCGAAGCCACTGCGGAAAAGAGAGCGATGTATTTAATGCTAAAAGGCAGGGTCGGGGCGGTTGTGGGAACGCACACCCATATAGGAACGGATGATTTGGAAATAGATGAGGGTACGTGCTATTTAACCGATATAGGGCTTAGCGGATGTATGGATAATGTAATAGGAATGGAGGCAAAAGCTCCTATTGCCCATATGCTGACAGGACTTAAACACAACTTTGACGTAAAAGAAAAGTGTAAAAAAATATTTCAGGCTCTTTTAATTATAATAGACGGTAAAAAGGCCGTGGAAGCGAAAAAACTTAAAGCCGTGGATGACGGGGAAGTGAAAATTACGCAAGAGGTTAAATATGGAGTTTAG